DNA sequence from the Falco peregrinus isolate bFalPer1 chromosome 1, bFalPer1.pri, whole genome shotgun sequence genome:
tACTGGAATTCTGACTGTAATGCcaatgccacgtgttagcctttctccagcagctattaaaagcagaatgagcgttaagaatctgattaccttttaactaaattcaaaacaaagttgcGGGGTGAAGCGACTGGAAGCGTCCTGCAAGTCTgacgtgggtatcgctgccgtgcgtgttacctgcctgtctactgatcgctcctgcctcttgttctgctgtggtaATTCCTTTGGGTAAGGCATTGGGCTCTGACTGTAGTACATCCTGACTTCCTCCTGACCCCTGCGAGATGttatcggtgtttgccttcctcccgTTTCACAGGGCGTGGGAAGGCCGGAGAGACTGGAAGCCTTGGCTGTTGTGTGCGAAGAAGCTATGAGCCTTCTAAGAGAGCATGTAGACGGCAAGGGCATCATGGTGCTTCGGCACCAAGCCGATATGACAGACCTCAATGTTTTTTGTGAAAAGGGATCACCAGGAAATGTGCTGATGttgaagggggaaaggtggTAGGGGAAGAGGTAGGAGGCAGTTTTCAACCaattttaggcttaactcctgtgttcctgaGAATGGTTCTGGGCTttgaggggtttgcttttggctttttgccttaaGCGCGTCTACCTTTCAGGGTAACGCTTTCTTGGAAGTTGGAAACGGTCCTTCTGGGACACCAAACCAGACCCCGTACCTGGGAGGGCCGTTTAGCGTGCTGCACCGTGTGTTTTATTCCCTGTCGGTCACTTGACATTAGCTGTACGTGCTCTCTCGGTTTGGCACTTTCTTGCCCTGCTGGCTGAAAGATTCTGTCTTTTCACTTCCTCAGCTTGCCACAGGCCATAACAAATGTGTGTTCATAGACCGCTTTCCTTGCTCGCTGCTTTCAGATTTGAGCATCGATGCCATGGACGGAGCAGGAGAGCCTCAGCAGGACGTCGAGCACAAGCCGTTTAAACAGCGCTTGGATAAAGCTGCCAATCGTGTGActccagaagcagagagagagacacGGTAAGATGCTATTCTGCCATTCTTGGATGGATGCTCTCATAGTCTTTCCATTACCGTATGCCTGCTATGAGATTCATGGGAACAAGGGACGGCTGAATTCACAGCGTTTTAAACACCACAAACTATTGAAAAGTTTATAGGACGCAAGTCTATTACACTGGCAGATCAGACAAGCTTCtgggtgtgtgtatgtacattatACTCGGTACTTTTGCGAGGCAAGTCTTTGCCTGGTCCCTCTGAAATTGGGACAAGGACTCATTGATGCatttcaggagcaaagctgctgagtgaATAGGCTTTTTCTACTAGAAAtcaagcagctgctctggcaaaACTTGACTTTGgttgcatttttaaatcctAGGAGGCTGAGAAACGGGACGAGCTGGTTAGAGGAAAGAGCCTCTCTCCAGGGAAGGCTCCGCTGACTTGACCCTTAAGCCTAAACTTGTGTCTTATTatgtttgctttgtgtgtgttaatGCATACCTGATTAATAGATTTCAGTTGATTTATCAGTTACAAGTTGGAGTAAGTGGTCCTTGGCTACATAAACCTCTCCTCTGTATTTTTTGACGTGTTATGGCTTACTGTTCTAGTTCAATACAAACCGGGAACAATTCTGGTAGTGTTGCAGTCTAACGGTAATACTGCAAGACTTGGTCTTTCTAAAACGTGAGGTCCTTGTTATCTGTTCTGGGAGATAGTGTCGTTTTGTGTATTGGCATGAACTAAACTTGCTGGTTTGTTGTAACTCagatttaacttttctgttcttaaagcTGAAAGGCTAAACTAAGCCAAGAACTGAACAGTGGGTAGGTATGAGACCTTCTCCTGGTGTCACAGAAGTGAGGTGATAGCATTCTTACTGTTGTGTCATTTAGCAGCCTTTCTGTATTCGGAGGCTGTGGCGTGACAAATGTAATGTCTGGGGTCAAACCCCGCTTTTTTGTACCCAATTCTCTGTTTCCACATATGGGCCTTCTGCCTTACTTGTGTTGCCAGCCTCCACTGGGATTACTAGGTCTGAACCGGTTGCTCTCGCTCATTATATTATCaatggagaggaagagaaacttGCAGGGAGCAAACAGTCTCATCCAGGAGAGGCATTTTGAAAGCGATCAAATTGCATTGCATGCAACGagcaatttcttctgctgtctggaAAAAGGATATGGCTAGTTTGATTTCCACCACATGTGTGGCAAGTTAGATTGGAAGTGTCCACCCACCTTTGTGAAACTCTATGATTATCAGTTTCTGTTAGTAACACTTGATGTTCAGTCAGTTATTTAAATGGCAACCATAGCAGTATTGTCTGGTAAAGGAAAAATCCACACAGACGTGGTTACCGCTGGGCTTGCTTTAGTCAtgactcagagctgggccaccacccCAGTGGGTGACAGAGAACCAAGGGATACAGCGTAGGTTAGATATGCTTATCAGATCATTAGTCaatgtctgaagtttttagGAGTTTCTTTTGGTCCTGTGAGTTCTGtgaatccatcacctgactctGTCCCAGTTGATTCACCTGCTtggttccagtctctgcctcggTTCCAAGCTCCTCCTTGGATCgtgatcttctttctgcctgctttaactcacacgCTCCTTCAAGCGCGCTTAGTCTTTGAAAGAGCAGTTCCTATTCACATGCACCAATTTTTCCAAAACCGcctgtgtttctgaaagcacCTGTGTCCACAGATTGATCATCTGttgcttctctgttctcccactgattaactggactgggttttaaaccagccttggattagggctatgCTAGGGACGgggcctggttctgccacttaGCTGCTTCGGCACTTTAAATTTCgtagttaaaaatacattttatttaacattaaCCTTAAATTTAGTAAAGCATACCTAAATATTATGGAGTAGTATGTGGAGGCTTTTCCTGATCATAGTTACATTCAAATAGTTAATAGCTTAATGATTTCTATGGTAGGTTGCATTCTGTGCTGGGATGTCATCTCATTAATTTCCACTGGATGGCGATAGAggattgaattttttttatttttatttactgtttcgTTTCCTTTTAACATGGACCGAGTTTTCCAGCGTCATGTGTCATATCTGCATGCAAGTCGAGGACCATGTTAACAGCACGAAACTTTGCATGTGGGGTTTTATGTACTGCAGTTTCTTTATAGTATCTAAGCTGTGTGCAGTACCTCTGGGTGCTCTCTGAGACAACTCGACAGGCAGCTACCGATTACATTCAGAACGCTGTTACTAGCTGCTGTATCTTGAAAGACTCCGTGTGTTGTACAGGTGTTCTTCAAATGGCAGGAATCATGGCTTTGACAAAGCGTAGGAATTATTAAGCTGCATTCTTCCTGACGCTAACCTTTAGTGTAATTACAGGATCAAAACCCGTACTGGTTGAATTCTTAATTGTACTCTCAACTTGTTTGAATGCTGTAAGCTGTAGAAAGTAAGTCTCATACAGTGGTTTAAGAATGggtatatttttctaaaattttttatttgtttgatcaTAACTACCATAAAGTGAGGTTAACGATTGATTTTCATGCATATTTCGTACTTCctaattaaaatctcttttttctgtGGCTAATACAGATGTCTTAAATACTCACTTCTGTCCACCTGTTATACCTCCCAATCTCAACCAAGAGGGTCCCGATAACATTTTGTCCCCTCAGCAGTGTCTGACTTATCACCTGCCCCGGCCTTAGTTATCCAAGAAGCCACCTTTTCGAGGCTCGTAAGAGGGTAGTGCGGCGGTGCCTAGACAGTGATCATTAGAGGGCTTTTGTAATCCAGCAGACTTGGTCCTGTCCTTCAGGATTTGTGAGTGAAACAGCCTGGTTTTAAGGGGCCTCTTCCAATAAGAACCCATGTTTCTGGAAATTTTAGACATGCCATTCCTTGGCTCACTTATTCCAAACTCCAAAGTTTACAGACCTTTCgcatttgttttgggttttgggaaAACAAAGGTCCTGTTTGAGTTTTCTGGAGGCATGTCTTGCCCTTTGGCAGGTTTCAGCTGTCACCGGCTCTCATCTCCTCTGTTAAGagtccctctgcagccttctgcatTTAAGAACATAAAACTCTGAGTTTGTGCCCCAGCTGTACTGTGGCTGCGCATTCGACACACAGGTGGCACAGACACTTGCAGAATTGTAAAATCATGACAAAGATAGAAATTCCTTGGAGATTTCTAGTAAGCCAGTGGTTAATGTGTGTGCATTGTCAGCATCGTTGTACTGGAGAGCTGAGTGTCAGTTTTCCACTTGGGAGATTCCCAATGTGATTTAGTTTCACAGCAATATATAACTGTGTTCCCTACATATCTTGGGACAGGATTATGTGCTGTGCGCTGCTGtctgctatttaaaatgttatttgtgtAACAGGTCCTGTATCGGTCGCAGTTTGCTGTTTGGGTCTGCTTTAGACAAAGTTTAAACAAAGCCTTTGTGCAAGTAACAGCTGATTGGCACTCTGGCAAGGCTTACAGGTGGCTGGTTCTTTCAATGGAGGGTGTTCTTCAGATGGCAAATGCTACTCTGCTTGTTGATCTTATTTTGCAGCTCAACAGGCCCTGTGCATTCTTTCAGGTGAGCTTCGGGTGCAGGATGCGCAGATTCTGATACAAAATCATTTCCTTCATGTGTAGAACAGTTTCTGTGCATAGAGCAGAAGTACAAGATAGTGTTTCTAGACGTGCCTCGTCACTTTGAATCCTCTTTTATCTTagaactggggaaagaagaagaaaaggtgtttgATCCAAATGCTTTGGATGCTGATCGCTGTGAAAGCTGTTACGGGGCAGAGTCAAAGGACATTAGGTAACCTTTACATCTTCTTAGTCCTTGAATCGATACAGTTAATGTGGCATACatgttggaggtttttttccaaaatgtctgTGAAGGTCCGTACAGTGAAATCCTCCTGGGCACCTGTTCAGAGAATGGTGAGAGCTGTTGTGTTTTAGTACGCCTGTGCTGCACTCACGATTGTTAAGAGCGTGCAGAGTTAGGTTGTCTGTTTTCTCTGCGTGCCTGTTTAAGGGCAGTAGCACAAAGATTGTATCTTAGCAAACAGAACCTTTTCTGGGATTACTTGGTGTCCAGAGGGGAGCTgtgtaaattatttcactgttctGTGAGCTGTCTCGGAATAAAACCCGGTTATGGCTTTGCCTTCTCGCTTCTGCTGCAGGGTTTGCATCCTTATGGGAGCAAAGACCAGACACCTATCACTCACACAAATGATGGGTGTCATTCGGTGTTTCTCATTCCTTCTACCTGCAAATTTGTGTAAGAATGGATTCGTGATAGTCCACAGGTTCTGGACTATCTGTTGCTATTATTGTCTCTGTAGTAACTTAGTTTGTAACATCTGTCAAGTTGCATCCTTCCCCAGAGATGTTTCCGTCTTGAGGGATTCATGattccctttttgttttgtccagCACAACATGGAACAGAGGCAGACAATTGTTTTTTCTGGTGAGCGCAATAGAGACTCTGGTGAGTCCAGAGGTAGAAGAGCAATGCAGAAAGTTTGCCGTTAACCTTGCCTCCGATGTTTGCAGTCTTTCCCTAAAaacagaggaagggaggaatAGAAACAGGTAGATGCTTTGTTCACATGGGGAAGTTCCAAGCTGCTCAGAACTGTGGGAGACTTCCCACAGAAACAAATGTCACTTCTGCAGCAAATTTGTTTGCCAAGAATGGACTTGGCTGTCTAAATGGACAACTAAAGCCCTTTTCAGAATTAAGCACTGCATTAGAACAGCTTGCATCCTTGTGCCAAAATCTCAAAAAGTATGTCAGGAAGCTCAAGCTCCTTCAGGAGCATTAGACCACCTTTCAGTGTCCAGTTCCTGAagtttgctgctttgaaataaaatccaCCCGTGATTTGAGTCCTGAGCTGGAGTCTCTTTATCGCTGTAAAGATGATAAGATGATGTTTGTGCTCTTGCAGGTGCTGCAATACTTGTGACGATGTCAGAGAAGCATACAGGTATCGAGGCTGGGCCTTCGAGAACCTGGATAGCATAGAGCAGTGCAAGAGGGAAGGATTTAGCcagaaaatggaagagcagAAGAACGAGGGCTGGTTTCCTGGAGGTCAGCAAGGTGAGAGATGGGTTTTGCCGTGAGCCTGTTGCATGGTGGTGATGAGCATCAGAAGGCACAGTCAGGGcattctgctcttttttccaACTTTAAGTGTTCACAGGACTGTAATAACCCCTGGGCTCAGGAAGGTACTTGTGCCTGTAGAGGGGTTCAGTAGGAGGGTCAGGAAAAGGGTGGGAAGGGGCTAGTTCTCTGTTTCATGAGGTGGGCTGGCTGGAGAAGCTTAGCTTTTTCTACCATCTAGCTAGTGAGTCATCTTACCGAGGTTTCTGGAGGGGGAGAGGCAGCTTCTTTGAGGTGAGGTTGTCCCACCTGCCCTTCTAGTCTCAAAACAGAGACCACCGGTGGGTGCTGGAGATAACAGTAAGCAACAACTTgtcagcagaggtgctggagggagTGAAATGTTCCCTTCTTTAGAAAACCAGTGGAAGCAAGACTATTGGAGTTGTCAAGGTTGAAGATGCTTAAAGAGATGTTTTTTGCAACTGCTGTATGAAACTGTAGTACAAGATACACCAGATGACTATGTAACTACCCTGTCATTTGTCAGGTTACCGAGCTCAAAACACTTGGATGTGCAGGTTACGTACCCAAGTACATTCTAGCAGTCAGGCccagggtaatttttttttactactttatttcaaaatctggaggttttttaacatttttgtgtaCTATTCCTGGAGACAACAtcctttatttctgaaaaacaaaaccaaaaccaaacacaccccacccTTTCACTCATGAAGCCAGACTTCGTGTTTTGAACATCATCATGAGTGCTGAACCGTTACAGAACCCTTTGCCACAAAGTGTGGTGAGCAGGAAAGATTCAAAGGGGAGTGCTGTGGGTAGCAAGGGTCCAAGGGTGGGTGTCACTAGGGAAATTTCTGGGGGCCCTTGTTAGGCACTTGGACTTTTGCACGTCTCCATCGGGTCTGCAGTTAACATATGCGATAGGTTTGCACGGACATTCAAAGGTGTAATGTAGCGTGTGAGCTTGATGCATTGAAATCTTCCAGGGAAGGGTGTGTATGATTGCTAGCGGGGGTCAGGGAGGACTGACACCTAATATCCATATCCTTTTCATGTTCAaggttaaaattttaataaccTTTGTCTTTTGGGGGATTTTggagtgtggggttttttttggtggtaggTAGGTttagtgctttatttttgaaCAGGGCTTGTTTTCATGGATGCATACATAGGACCACTCTTGTTTATTGTATTAAGGGTTTTCTTACCCTGCCTGCTCACCCTCCCAGTTACTTTCTCCACTCTGTTTCTGTGATACCTTGTGATACCTTTTGATATTTCCTACAGCAGCAGTTATTTCCCTCCCAGTAGACTTGATTccttcttctcatttttatgtcCGCTGAAATACTCTGCGTAGAACAGTTGTTGTCAACATCGGTAGGTGATTATGGCTTTCCACATGACTGCCTgtgaggaagaggggaaattCGTATCTCTTTGAGGACAATGTTTGCTGGTATTGTCACCCATGACAATGAGTTGCTTATTGTCTATCTTAttcaaaaaaaatttgaaaatccAACTGCCGGTATGACTGCTTTGTTTATATAGATTCAGGCCTTTTAATGAAAGATTACTGTCTCCTGCAGGTAgctgaaaatttccattttgcacCGGC
Encoded proteins:
- the LOC106112314 gene encoding endoplasmic reticulum-Golgi intermediate compartment protein 3 isoform X1 — its product is MGYAYGPGRWVHFRPARRAGVAVEVRSLRRNLEEFRAGTCGGALGSSGSVRRQVKGSGTEDLSIDAMDGAGEPQQDVEHKPFKQRLDKAANRVTPEAERETRCCNTCDDVREAYRYRGWAFENLDSIEQCKREGFSQKMEEQKNEGWFPGGQQGSSGIVR
- the LOC106112314 gene encoding endoplasmic reticulum-Golgi intermediate compartment protein 3 isoform X2; translated protein: MGYAYGPGRWVHFRPARRAGVAVEVRSLRREPGRVSGRDVRRRGSSGSVRRQVKGSGTEDLSIDAMDGAGEPQQDVEHKPFKQRLDKAANRVTPEAERETRCCNTCDDVREAYRYRGWAFENLDSIEQCKREGFSQKMEEQKNEGWFPGGQQGSSGIVR